Part of the Rhodospirillaceae bacterium genome, CTGGGAAACCGCGCCGCTCTTCGATACCGTCGGCGTGACGACGAACTGGGAGGCCTGGCTCTCCAGCCAGGGTCTCAGCCTCCCGCGGGACCGGAGCGTCACCCTCGCCTCGACCTATGTCGTCGCGATGACCGCGGCCCTGACCGGCGGCGGCCTCGCCATCACGCACGATTCGCTGGCGCAGGACCTGCTGGCGGACGGGCGGCTCGAGCGGCCGTACGCGCACAGCGTGGAATTGCCGGAGGGCTATTTCCTGCTCGCCGCACCGAAACACGAGGAAACGCCGGCGGCGCGCACTTTTGTCGACTGGATCGGGAAGGAGTTCGCGTCCGCCGGTTGACCGTCCCGTTCCCGGTCAGGAAGAAGCCGGCGCTCCAGCGACCTCTATGGCGCCCGATTCGCGGAGCGCTTCGATCTCCAGGCCGGAAAATCCGAATTCGGCCAGCACCGCATCGGTGTCCGCGCCGATGGCCGACGCCGCGCCGCTTATGTCCGGCCCGTCCTCGTTCGCCACGAAGGCGCCGCCGATGGTGCGCGGGGCCGCGGGGTCGTCGGCAGGATCGTCCCGGAATACGGCGCGGTGGGCCATCTGGTCCAGCGCCGCAACGGCCTTGGCGTCGAGCACGCAGGAGGCCGACTGTCCGGCCTCGCGCAGCCGGGCCTCCCAGTCCTTCATCGGACGCTTGCGGAAGGCGTCGTAAACCAGGTCCGCAATCTCCTGCGAACGCGGGGCGGCCGGGTTCTCGGGATCGAAATCGTCCCACAGGTCGGGATCGAGACCAGCCAGTTCGAGGATGATGCGGCCCTGGGCGCGCGTCACCGCACTCACCGCGATGTAGCCGTCGCTGCACGGGAAGGCGTCTGCCGTCAGGACCGCGGCGGTCGAGCGGTTGCCGATCAGGCCGCCGCCGCTGCCGTCGGTGAAGACCCTTGAGAAGACCGAGAGCTGCATCAGGATGGCGGCGTCGATCATGGCGAGGTCGATATACTGGCCGCGGCCGGTCTGCGCCCGGCGGAACAGGCCGGCGGCAACGGCATAGGCGGCGAGGAAGGCGCTCGGCACGTCGACCGGCAGGAAGCCGGCGCGGGTCGGCCCGGTCTCCGGATGGCCGTTGTTCGACATCATGCCGGAGATCGCCTGGATCGTGCCGTCATAGGCCGGTTCGCCGGCCAGCGGCCCGGTCTGGCCGTAGCCGGAAATCGAACAGTAGACGATATCCGGGCGCACCTTGCGCACAGCATCGTAGTCCAGGCCGAGGCGCGCCATGACGCCGGGCCGGAAATTCTCCAGCAGTATGTCGCAGGCGGCGGCGATCCTCAGGATCGCATCGCGGCCGGCCGGGTTCTTCAGGTCGATCGCTATCGAGCGCTTGCCCCGGTTGACCAGCTCGTAGGCCGCCGAATCGGCGTCCGGCGGCTGGGAGCCCGTCTTGAAGATCTTGCGCAGCTGGTCGCCCTGCGCCGGTTCGACCTTGATGACTTCCGCTCCCTGGTTGCCCAGCAACTGCGCCGCGTAGGGCCCGGCGACGACCTGGGTGAAATCGAGAATGCGGATGCTGTCGAAGGCCTGGGGCAAGGGGCTCCCCC contains:
- a CDS encoding CoA transferase, with product MPQAFDSIRILDFTQVVAGPYAAQLLGNQGAEVIKVEPAQGDQLRKIFKTGSQPPDADSAAYELVNRGKRSIAIDLKNPAGRDAILRIAAACDILLENFRPGVMARLGLDYDAVRKVRPDIVYCSISGYGQTGPLAGEPAYDGTIQAISGMMSNNGHPETGPTRAGFLPVDVPSAFLAAYAVAAGLFRRAQTGRGQYIDLAMIDAAILMQLSVFSRVFTDGSGGGLIGNRSTAAVLTADAFPCSDGYIAVSAVTRAQGRIILELAGLDPDLWDDFDPENPAAPRSQEIADLVYDAFRKRPMKDWEARLREAGQSASCVLDAKAVAALDQMAHRAVFRDDPADDPAAPRTIGGAFVANEDGPDISGAASAIGADTDAVLAEFGFSGLEIEALRESGAIEVAGAPASS